In the genome of Novipirellula artificiosorum, the window CCTGAGGCTTGAGTCATTTCAGGCCGGACCTGCAGTGGAGAAGGCGAGCAATCCGTCACGGCGGTCTCCTCGCACTTTCTGCAAGGACTTTCCTTCCGGTGTCGATCAGATAGATTCGGCACTGTTCTTCCAATCAAAGGACTGACCGACAAAAATGATGTTATGGACGACGAGATCCCTTCCAAACTTCAAAAGCTATTTGAGCAATCATCGCGGCAGATCCTTGCGACGTTAGCGCGGTCACTTCGTGACTTGGATCTCGCTGAAGAAGCGATGCAAGAGGCGTTTGCGATTGCGACGGATCGTTGGCCGGTTGAAGGAATTCCCGAGAATCCGGTCTCGTGGCTCATCTCGGCGGGACGCTTTAAGGCCATCGATCACATCCGACGACGTAATCACTTTCGGCAAGCCGCGTCCGACGTGGTGGCGAGACTCGACGCGATCGAACAAGCCAACGCGCGGCGCGAAGGCCAGCCAATCGAAGACGATCAATTGCGGATGATCTTCACCTGCTGTCATCCTGCGATCGACGAAACCGTCCAAGTGCCGCTGACCTTGCGTGAGGTTTGCGGCATGTCGACAGAAAGGATCGCTGCCGCGTTCTTGACGTCAACTCAAACGATGGCACAGCGTATCGTTCGAGGCAAAACGAAAATTCGCGATGCCGGGGTGCCGTTTGTTGTGCCTGAATCGCACGAACTTCCCGAGCGACTCGAATCGGTTCTCTCTGTGATTTATCTGATCTTTAACGAAGGCTA includes:
- a CDS encoding RNA polymerase sigma factor, producing MDDEIPSKLQKLFEQSSRQILATLARSLRDLDLAEEAMQEAFAIATDRWPVEGIPENPVSWLISAGRFKAIDHIRRRNHFRQAASDVVARLDAIEQANARREGQPIEDDQLRMIFTCCHPAIDETVQVPLTLREVCGMSTERIAAAFLTSTQTMAQRIVRGKTKIRDAGVPFVVPESHELPERLESVLSVIYLIFNEGYRSASGSSEDLNELAVEAIRLCRLLLDLLPDSEVTGLLALMLLHESRRG